A portion of the Algimonas porphyrae genome contains these proteins:
- a CDS encoding S9 family peptidase: MTQPRPTPPETEKRPFRQSRFGHEWTDDYAWLKDRDWQTVLREPDALSADIRAHLEAENRYTASILDPLGGLEETLFEEMKARLEPARSSTKLPDGPYRYYHRFEPGQEQGAYMREPREGGPATMMLDAEALADAADGFFDIGDVSHSPDHARVAYGLDLKGSENNQVFVKPIGGDDVHDTGIDTAAGALVWAADSDILFWVERDVNQRPSKVRFRSVHAEGEGDLTYEEADSGFFVGLGSSDDDRHILISAHDHTTSEVWAVPMVSPQVPPVCYAPRRNGVEYAPAPQGDATYILSNDQGAIDFAVFRSDTPLGEESDPASWQSYIDHKPGRLILGLETYAGHMVRLERENALPRIVIRDMATATEHAIEMDEAAYSLGLVSGYEYDTTTLYYSYSSPTTPASVYAYDMVTRARELVRQQTVPSGHDPDDYVTERIEIAARDGERVPVTLLYRQGVKPDGTNPLLLYGYGSYGHTIPADFRTARLSLVDRGFVYAIAHIRGGMAKGYDWYEAGKLDRKVNTFNDFVDAGRVLTELGWTSRGQIVAHGGSAGGLLVGAALNQDPGLFGAVIGAVPFVDVLNTMSDADLPLTPPEWPEWGNPLEDEAAFRTILSYSPYENVREADYPPVLITGGLTDPRVTYWEPAKWAATLRDHQRGTAPILLKMNMEAGHQGESGRYKSLKETATDYAFALWAVGKA, encoded by the coding sequence ATGACGCAACCACGCCCGACCCCGCCGGAAACCGAAAAAAGACCGTTCAGGCAAAGCCGGTTCGGACATGAATGGACCGATGATTATGCATGGCTGAAGGACAGGGACTGGCAAACCGTTCTGCGCGAACCTGATGCGCTGTCAGCCGACATTCGCGCCCATCTGGAGGCGGAAAACCGCTATACGGCGTCTATTCTGGACCCGCTCGGCGGGTTGGAAGAAACCCTGTTCGAAGAGATGAAAGCCCGGCTGGAGCCCGCGCGATCGTCGACCAAACTGCCGGATGGACCTTATCGCTATTATCACCGCTTCGAACCGGGGCAGGAGCAGGGGGCCTATATGCGCGAGCCGCGTGAGGGCGGCCCGGCAACCATGATGCTCGACGCGGAAGCGCTGGCGGATGCTGCCGATGGCTTTTTCGATATTGGCGATGTCAGCCACAGTCCGGACCATGCGCGCGTTGCCTATGGGCTGGACCTGAAGGGGTCCGAGAACAATCAGGTCTTCGTCAAACCCATCGGCGGCGATGACGTCCATGATACGGGCATCGACACGGCAGCCGGTGCGCTGGTCTGGGCCGCAGACAGCGACATATTGTTCTGGGTCGAGCGCGACGTCAATCAACGACCCTCCAAAGTGCGGTTCAGATCCGTCCATGCGGAAGGCGAAGGCGATCTGACTTATGAAGAGGCCGATTCCGGTTTCTTCGTCGGTCTGGGGTCTTCGGATGATGATCGCCACATTCTGATTTCGGCGCATGATCACACGACGAGTGAGGTCTGGGCCGTGCCGATGGTCTCACCGCAAGTGCCGCCCGTCTGCTACGCACCGCGCCGCAACGGCGTGGAATATGCGCCCGCTCCGCAGGGCGACGCGACCTACATTCTGTCGAACGATCAGGGAGCGATCGACTTCGCGGTCTTCCGATCCGACACACCGCTGGGTGAGGAAAGCGACCCGGCGTCCTGGCAATCCTATATCGATCACAAGCCCGGTCGGCTGATCCTGGGACTGGAGACCTATGCGGGTCATATGGTGCGGCTGGAGCGCGAAAACGCCCTGCCACGCATTGTCATTCGCGACATGGCCACCGCGACGGAACACGCCATCGAGATGGACGAGGCGGCCTACTCGCTGGGTCTGGTCAGTGGCTATGAGTATGATACGACGACGCTCTATTACAGCTATAGCAGCCCGACCACACCGGCCTCCGTCTATGCTTATGATATGGTCACGCGCGCGCGTGAACTCGTACGGCAGCAGACGGTCCCGAGCGGCCACGATCCAGACGACTATGTCACCGAGCGGATCGAGATCGCGGCGCGAGACGGGGAGCGCGTGCCTGTGACGCTGCTCTACAGACAAGGCGTCAAGCCGGACGGCACCAACCCGTTGCTGCTCTACGGATACGGCTCCTACGGGCACACCATTCCGGCTGATTTTCGCACCGCTCGCCTCAGCCTCGTCGACCGCGGATTTGTCTATGCGATCGCCCATATTCGCGGCGGCATGGCCAAGGGCTATGACTGGTACGAGGCCGGAAAGTTGGATAGAAAAGTCAATACATTCAATGACTTCGTTGATGCCGGGCGGGTGCTCACCGAGCTGGGATGGACTTCGCGCGGCCAGATTGTCGCGCATGGCGGATCGGCAGGCGGGCTATTGGTCGGGGCTGCGCTCAATCAGGACCCTGGTCTGTTCGGGGCCGTGATCGGGGCCGTGCCCTTCGTCGATGTGCTCAACACGATGAGCGATGCGGACCTGCCCCTGACCCCGCCGGAGTGGCCGGAATGGGGTAACCCGCTAGAAGACGAAGCGGCCTTCCGGACGATCCTGTCCTACAGCCCCTATGAAAATGTGCGAGAAGCCGATTATCCGCCTGTCCTGATCACGGGCGGTCTGACCGATCCGCGGGTCACCTATTGGGAACCGGCCAAATGGGCGGCGACATTACGCGATCACCAGAGGGGCACGGCGCCGATCCTGCTGAAGATGAACATGGAAGCGGGGCATCAGGGCGAAAGCGGGCGCTACAAGTCGCTGAAGGAAACGGCGACCGACTACGCCTTCGCCCTCTGGGCCGTGGGGAAGGCTTAG